The DNA region CTGTCCAGAGGTTTTATGCAGGGGCGTAATCTTATGACCCCAACCGCTATTTCGCAAGTTGCCGAGCAATTCGTTCGGGTGGCAGTCATTTTAACTGTCGCCTTCATCTTTAGCAGGATGCAGCTGAATGGCGCGAATCCAGATGTCTACCAGATGGGATTTTGGACCATGCAGTCAGCTTGGGTTGCCGCCACAGCCGCTTCAATCGTCATGGCTTATTACCTGTTAAATTACCGCGACAAGGCTATGTATCAAGACTTTTTAGCCGGCCATTACGGGTTAGGTCAAGCGAGTGAGACTGATGATGCTACAGGATTATCTTGGACTAAATTAACCAAAAACTTTGTCACAGAAGGCTTTGTTATTTGTTTCTTCTCAGCACTATTGGTCTTTTATCAGCTGATTGACGCCTTTACCGTTTACGACCAATTGGTAGATAATGGAATTGCGACGGCGGTAGCCAAGGATATGAAGGGGATTTACGACCGTGGCCAGCCCATCGTCCAACTAGGCATGGTTGTGGCCACATCACTTGCCACTTCATTCTTACCCGCCCTTGCTTTAATGAAAAAGGATGACCGCAAGCAAGCTGGCGAATTTGAAATTGTCAGCAGACAATACCTGCGGGTGACCCTCTTTCTCGCCACTATCATTACGGGCGGATTGATATCGATCATGCCTCAATTAAACCATTTCCTATTTGCTAGTTCTGCTGGCTCTGAGGTCTTAATGGTTTATGTGATGATGGTTATCTTCGCCAGTCTCGTATTAGGGCAAAATAATATTCTCCAAGCCCAAGGGCAGTGGTATAAAGCAGGTATTGCCTTTATGGTCGGCATGCTGGTTAAAGGGATATTTACAGCGAGTTTAGTTGATTTTCTAGATACGGCAGGCGCCGCCTGGGCGACCAATTTAGGTTTAGCAGCTATGATCATTTACCTAAATTGGACCTTGCCTAAGGAAGTACGTCTGGTTAAATGGGGGCGAGTAGCCTTTAAAGCAGGATTACTAGCTGTTTTAATGGTTGCGGTGAACTTTACTTTAGCTTACTTATGGCACCAAGTTTTAGGGATAGCGCCGGAACGGTTGATGGACACCTTGTTGATGGGGATTCAAATCTTTGTAGGCGTTATGTTGACGATGGTTTACTTACGGAAAGACCCGATATTAAGCCAAGTCGATTGGGAAACCTTGCCAAAAGGCGAGTTGATATGGCGGCTATTGCAGGGATAAAGCGTAGTGAATTAGTGCACGTTCCCGAAATGGGAAAGGCGTCCCCTATATGGAAATGTTGTTTCCAATAGGGGTATAGTCATTTTGCCTAGAGAATCATTAAAGCTTGTAATGGGATAAAACCCCGGAAAAGCTAGCAAATTCCTAGCTTATTGGTTAAGGACTAGGCGCAAACCGTGGTATACTAGATTTAAGATAAGTATGGAAATGGTTTTTGTGGATTAATTTAG from Aerococcus urinaeequi includes:
- a CDS encoding putative polysaccharide biosynthesis protein, with amino-acid sequence MVKNDDSKARSTGQVAMQGAAVLTLAALVAKVLSAIYRVPLQNMVGNEGFYVYQQVYPIYGIGMTFALNGLPSFIGKQVALQNNNRKSKSLLKRYAVIVSVFALACFALVYFGADWIATMMGDGLLAPVIKSVSFMFLLMPGLLLSRGFMQGRNLMTPTAISQVAEQFVRVAVILTVAFIFSRMQLNGANPDVYQMGFWTMQSAWVAATAASIVMAYYLLNYRDKAMYQDFLAGHYGLGQASETDDATGLSWTKLTKNFVTEGFVICFFSALLVFYQLIDAFTVYDQLVDNGIATAVAKDMKGIYDRGQPIVQLGMVVATSLATSFLPALALMKKDDRKQAGEFEIVSRQYLRVTLFLATIITGGLISIMPQLNHFLFASSAGSEVLMVYVMMVIFASLVLGQNNILQAQGQWYKAGIAFMVGMLVKGIFTASLVDFLDTAGAAWATNLGLAAMIIYLNWTLPKEVRLVKWGRVAFKAGLLAVLMVAVNFTLAYLWHQVLGIAPERLMDTLLMGIQIFVGVMLTMVYLRKDPILSQVDWETLPKGELIWRLLQG